From Peromyscus maniculatus bairdii isolate BWxNUB_F1_BW_parent chromosome 19, HU_Pman_BW_mat_3.1, whole genome shotgun sequence, the proteins below share one genomic window:
- the Grp gene encoding gastrin-releasing peptide → MRGFELPLLLLALVLCQAPRGPAAPVSAGTGGGTVLAKMYPRGSHWAVGHLMGKKSTDEFPSLYVSEGDGLKEQLREYIRWEEVARNLLGLLEAVGNRSPQPPQHQPTWDSQEGSYPKDVPNAKMVDSLLQVLKGKEGTSS, encoded by the exons ATGCGAGGCTTCGAGCTCCCACTCTTGCTGTTGGCGCTGGTCCTCTGCCAGGCGCCCCGGGGGCCAGCTGCCCCAGTGTCGGCAGGCACGGGCGGAGGGACTGTCCTAGCCAAGATGTACCCGCGCGGCAGCCACTGGGCTGTGG GACACTTAATGGGGAAAAAGAGCACGGATGAATTCCCGTCCCTGTATGTGTCTGAGGGAGATGGCCTGAAGGAGCAGCTGAGGGAATACATTCGCTGGGAGGAAGTGGCTAGGAATTTGCTGGGTCTCCTAGAAGCCGTGGGGAACAGAAGCCCTCAGCCACCTCAGCACCAGCCTACTTGGGATTCCCAGGAAGGCAGCTACCCTAAAGATGTTCCAAACGCAAAG atggtaGACTCTCTGCTCCAAGTTctcaaggggaaggaaggaacctcCAGCTGA